The Proteus terrae subsp. cibarius genome contains the following window.
TGATACGCTAAAAACAACGATCCGACCTGATAACGACTTTAATCGCAGTTGATCGAGCGTTTCAAAACCATTCATTCCTGGCATATTCAGATCCAGTAAAATTAAATCAGGATCTAACTCTTCAGCTAGCTTCACACCTTGAATACCATCTCCAGCTTCCCCAACGACAGTTAGTGTTGTATCAAGACTTAAAAGTTGTTTTACACCATTGCGTAGCATCGGGTGATCATCAATGAGTAAAATTGTCGCTTTTTCTGTGGGGGATCCCATATTATTCATTACGACTTGCTCCAATTTAGACAGGGTCTTTATGAGTAGTTATTAATGGAAATTTAACAAACACTTGAGTACCGCCCTGTTCGCGTACTTTTATAGTATAAGAACCATTTAAGCTATTTGCGCGTTCACGCATAATAATAAGGCCATAATGATTTAATTTTTCAGGATTAGGGCTAATTCCTTCACCATTATCATTAATTTTTAGTTCAACCATGCCATTATTTAGAGATAAAGAGACTTCAGCCCAATTGGCATTGGCATGTTGCAAAATATTATTTAATGCTTCACGGACGATTTGAACAACGTGAATACTTTGGTGCGAGTTCACACATTTTGCGGGTAATTGATAGTCAAAATTAATAGAAAAACCAAGGCGCTGATTAAATTCAGTCAGCGTACTTTCCAGGGCAGCAAGCAATCCTGGCTCAGTGAGTTTTAAGCGAAATGTGGTTAACAGTTCTCTTAATTGGCGATAAGCGACATTAAGCTCTTCTCGCATCTCTTTTAGTAGCTTTTGGCAATTATCCGGTAAGGTTTCTGACTGCATCTGCAAATAGCTAACTTGCATTTTTAAACAAGAAAGCGATTGAGCAATAGAGTCATGTAATTCGCGTGCAATTGCCGAACGCTCATCCATTAACAAAAGCTGTTGTTGTTGCTCGTTTTGCTGTTCCATTGCCAGCATTGCTGAGATCTGTTTTGTCAGTAATAGCATTAAATTATTCTGTTCGTCCGTCAGGGCGGTATGTTCAGGTAATTGCATAACAAATAATCCATAGCGATGGATTTGATCGGCTAGTTCCCAATGCAATAGTTCACTACGTAATGGAACGGTGGCTGAAGCGGTTTCATCACAGCGTTCACATTGCAGATCTGGACAATGTTCAGGGCGTGGTTGAGGTTCTAAACTGATTTCATTAAAGAGTGTGTGATGATTATCTTCATATAAACGTATCTGTAAGTAAGTATCAGGAATGATTTGTTGAAGCTCAAATAATATCTGTCTTAATCGGGCACAAAGTGGCGCAGGAGAGTGTAATTGTTGGCTAGAGTGATAGAGATAAGAGAGTACTTTATTTTTCTGTTGTAAGTCGTGTGTTTTTTCAACCACTCTTTTTTCTAATTCGCTATACAGCGTAGAGAGCTCTTCTGACATGGTATTAAGTGCAATACCCAATGTGGCAATTTCATCATGGTGTGTACGCTGGTGGAAACGCGCTGAAAAATTACCATGACCAATCGAATTAGCCATCGCCATAAGCTGTTGCCAAGGATGTAATAAACGGCGACGGAAATGCCAAACAGAGCCAAACAGTAATAACAGTGTAAGTGCAGTGAAAATAAGCTGAGTATAAGCCACCAGCCTGATTTTTTGCTCTGTAAGTTGATCGATGCTTAATACTAATTTATCTAGCTGTGAAACAAAAAAGGCAACTTCTTGTTTGGCTTCATCGCGTTGTTGAGCATAAAGCAAAGTTGGCTTTAAAGTGTCTTTCCAGTAAGTATTTAATTGAGCATATTGTGATTGTAGCGATTTATTGCTTAGGACTTGACGTAATTCACCACTGTCTAAGTCGGTTTCTAACTCGTGAAGATAATAACGATGTTGCTCATCTAAGGGTAAAGCAGATAGCAAGCGATAGCTTTGCATCCGTAGCGATCCAGATTTATTAATCGCATGAGCATTACCTTGTACACTCAAAATAATATGGTTAGAAATCGCCATTCCCACCACACCCAATAGAGTGAAAAGTAACATTAATATCGCTATCTGATTAATAATTGAAAAACGGTAGTGCCATTGGATTTTATTTGTACTCATCGTTATTTTTCCAAATTTATTCTGGCGCTATATTGCCTTAAAAATACATCAAATGTCATATACTACTAAAGTATTACCCCTAAATATCTGATGGAGGTAATTTTACTTCTAAACTATAGTGCTTTTAGTTTAACTTATTAATTTAAAATAAAAAATTAAGTATAATCCTATTAATACTTAGGTGTGAATAGCGACTTCAGCTTAAAAATCAAACAAATCTTTGCTTGATGCAGATCATGACTAATTAACAATTCTAATCGTAAAAAGGTGCCAATCTAACCGTTAATCGAGGTTGTTATGGCACTCACTCAACACCCAGAAAAAATGAGAAAAGGGGTGATCGAAGATTGGCATCCTGAAGATAAAGTTTTTTGGGAAAAGACTGGTCAAAAGATCGCTTCACGCAATTTATGGATTTCTGTTCCTTGTTTACTTTTATCGTTCTGTGTATGGATGCTTTTTAGTGCAGTTGCAGTAAATTTGAACAAAGTAGGTTTTAACTTTACCACAGATCAGTTGTTTATGCTGACTGCACTGCCTTCAGTCTCTGGTGCTATTTTACGCGTTCCTTATTCTTTTGTTATTCCTATTTTTGGCGGTCGTCGCTGGACAGCAATCAGTACCGTCTTTCTCATCATTCCTTGTATCTGGCTTGGTTTTGCAGTGCAAGACACCACAACATCTTATTCAACCTTTATTGTGATTTCACTGCTATGTGGTTTTGCTGGTGCAAACTTTGCATCCAGTATGGCAAACATCAGCTTTTTCTTCCCTAAAGCACGCCAAGGTGGTGCTTTAGGATTAAATGGTGGATTAGGCAATCTGGGTGTCAGTGTTATGCAATTGGTTGCGCCATTAGTGATTGGTGTTGGCGTATTTACTATGTTTAGTGGCCCCGGTGTTGTTCAGCCTGATGGTTCACGTTTATGGCTAGAAAATGCTGCATGGGTTTGGGTTCCTTTCTTACTTATTCTGACCTGTGCTGCTTGGTTTGGCATGAACGACCTTGCGGCTAATAAAGCCTCTTTAAGCCAGCAATTACCCGTATTAAAACGTGGTCACCTCTGGTTGTTAAGTATTTTATATCTGTGCTCTTTTGGTTCATTTATTGGTTTCTCCGCGGGTTTTGCAATGCTTTCTAAAACCCAATTCCCAGATATCGTTATTCTACATTATGCGTTCTTTGGGCCTTTATTAGGTGCTTTAGCTCGCCCTGTAGGTGGCGCTTTATCGGATAAATTTGGTGGTATTAGAGTCACTCTGATCAACTTTATCATCATGGCAATTTTCTCTGCTCTGCTTTTCTTAACACTGCCTGTAAATGGT
Protein-coding sequences here:
- the narX gene encoding nitrate/nitrite two-component system sensor histidine kinase NarX, with protein sequence MSTNKIQWHYRFSIINQIAILMLLFTLLGVVGMAISNHIILSVQGNAHAINKSGSLRMQSYRLLSALPLDEQHRYYLHELETDLDSGELRQVLSNKSLQSQYAQLNTYWKDTLKPTLLYAQQRDEAKQEVAFFVSQLDKLVLSIDQLTEQKIRLVAYTQLIFTALTLLLLFGSVWHFRRRLLHPWQQLMAMANSIGHGNFSARFHQRTHHDEIATLGIALNTMSEELSTLYSELEKRVVEKTHDLQQKNKVLSYLYHSSQQLHSPAPLCARLRQILFELQQIIPDTYLQIRLYEDNHHTLFNEISLEPQPRPEHCPDLQCERCDETASATVPLRSELLHWELADQIHRYGLFVMQLPEHTALTDEQNNLMLLLTKQISAMLAMEQQNEQQQQLLLMDERSAIARELHDSIAQSLSCLKMQVSYLQMQSETLPDNCQKLLKEMREELNVAYRQLRELLTTFRLKLTEPGLLAALESTLTEFNQRLGFSINFDYQLPAKCVNSHQSIHVVQIVREALNNILQHANANWAEVSLSLNNGMVELKINDNGEGISPNPEKLNHYGLIIMRERANSLNGSYTIKVREQGGTQVFVKFPLITTHKDPV
- a CDS encoding NarK family nitrate/nitrite MFS transporter — its product is MALTQHPEKMRKGVIEDWHPEDKVFWEKTGQKIASRNLWISVPCLLLSFCVWMLFSAVAVNLNKVGFNFTTDQLFMLTALPSVSGAILRVPYSFVIPIFGGRRWTAISTVFLIIPCIWLGFAVQDTTTSYSTFIVISLLCGFAGANFASSMANISFFFPKARQGGALGLNGGLGNLGVSVMQLVAPLVIGVGVFTMFSGPGVVQPDGSRLWLENAAWVWVPFLLILTCAAWFGMNDLAANKASLSQQLPVLKRGHLWLLSILYLCSFGSFIGFSAGFAMLSKTQFPDIVILHYAFFGPLLGALARPVGGALSDKFGGIRVTLINFIIMAIFSALLFLTLPVNGADGSFIAFFGVFMVLFLTAGLGSGSTFQMIAVVFRKITVDRMKAQGASDEVAQKEAVTESAAALGFISAIGAIGGFFIPKAFGTSLAMTGSPAGAMKIFVLFYIACVLITWLVYGRKHNKQ